A single region of the Montipora capricornis isolate CH-2021 chromosome 13, ASM3666992v2, whole genome shotgun sequence genome encodes:
- the LOC138030905 gene encoding uncharacterized protein, with protein sequence MAASQESNINLWKLSRLLADHESCIEWCKEHNLLSSSMKCPKPECGNALKWQRRTASGDGFVWRCSRKNCNGQASIRQKSWFSGSKLSLEKILALTYAWAHKFTTTQAVHETALDEETTSTETVIDWYNYCREVCADRIMKQHARPIGGPGTTVEIDESRFGYHKGRYIEGQWVFVGICRETKACFLVPVERRDKETLLPIIRAQILPGTRVMSDMWKAYDCLQDEGYHHLRVTHRLNFVDPDTLAHTQRIENTWWGVKRSMPRTGTSVDLFESYLQEWLWRQQNKSDPFGNIIEHIADLYNVR encoded by the coding sequence ATGGCCGCCTCTCAAGAATCAAATATAAACTTATGGAAACTATCCCGACTTTTAGCCGATCACGAGtcgtgcatagagtggtgcaaagagcaCAATCTACTCTCGTCGTCAATGAAATGCCCTAAACCTGAGTGCGGAAACGCACTCAAATGGCAAAGACGAACTGCATCGGGGGATGGATTTGTTTGGCGATGCtctagaaaaaactgcaatggacaagcttcaatccgccagaagtCATGGTTTTCTGGTAGTAAGCtttcccttgaaaaaatattagccctaacTTACGCTTGGGCGCATAAATTCACCACAACACAAGCAGTGCACGAAACCGCGTTAGATGAAGAAACCACCTCGACAGAAACGGTGATAGATTGGTATAACTATTGCCGGGAGGTTTGTGCAGATAGAATAATGAAACAACATGCGAGGCCAATAGGCGGTCCTGGTACAACTGTTGAGATTGATGAGTCCAGGTTTGGCTATCACAAAGGTCGCTACATCGAAGGACAGTGGGTCTTTGTTGGCATTTGCCGGGAAACCAAGGCCTGCTTCCTTGTCCCGGTAGAGCGCAGGGATAAAGAGACACTCTTGCCAATTATCCGCGCTCAAATATTGCCTGGAACACGCGTGATGAGCGACATGTGGAAAGCTTACGATTGCCTACAAGACGAGGGCTATCATCATCTCAGAGTTacccatcgcctaaacttcgttgACCCAGACACGCTTGCCCACACGCAGCGCATTGAAAATACATGGTGGGGAGtaaaacgaagtatgcctcgtacaggAACATCCGTGGATCTGTTTGAAAGCTACCTACAGGAGTGGTTGTggcgtcagcaaaacaaaagtgatCCATTCGGaaacatcattgagcatatcGCTGATTTGTACAATGTGCGATAA
- the LOC138030904 gene encoding membrane frizzled-related protein-like — MAADGSCAHSLTDLQGNFSSPNYPSSYPHNLNCTWSITATPGNYIYLQFSNFFLEYGGSHCPYDYVEVSDSNYPSSSTQIKRCGDESPWCVWSTSKVLHVRFVTDHIVSKSGFTARYATYGNPGNGNCLSLNATQSKEILARRTQE, encoded by the exons ATGGCTGCGGATG GGTCGTGTGCACACAGCTTGACTGATCTTCAAGGAAACTTCTCGAGTCCGAACTATCCATCCAGCTACCCACATAACCTGAACTGCACCTGGTCTATTACTGCAACACCAGGCAACTACATTTACTTGCAGTTTTCTAACTTTTTTCTGGAATATGGTGGAAGCCACTGTCCGTATGACTACGTGGAAGTATCTGACTCAAACTATCCATCGAGTTCCACACAAATAAAACGCTGTGGTGATGAAAGTCCGTGGTGTGTTTGGAGCACGAGCAAGGTCCTGCATGTTCGATTCGTTACTGATCACATTGTGTCAAAGTCAGGCTTCACGGCACGTTATGCAACTTACGGGAATCCTGGCAACGGAAACTGCCTGTCTCTTAATGCAACACAAAGTAAGGAAATACTCGCAAGGCGTACCCAGGaatga